One Elusimicrobiota bacterium DNA segment encodes these proteins:
- a CDS encoding cold shock domain-containing protein — MRGKVKWFNDSKGYGFIAKEDGSGDVFVHFSAIGGDGFKSLAEGDAVEFDVVDSDKGPKAANVKKV; from the coding sequence ATGCGTGGTAAAGTGAAGTGGTTTAATGACTCCAAAGGCTACGGCTTCATAGCGAAAGAAGATGGGTCAGGCGATGTGTTCGTTCACTTTTCGGCTATCGGCGGCGATGGGTTCAAATCGCTCGCAGAAGGCGATGCAGTAGAGTTTGATGTGGTGGATTCTGATAAAGGTCCTAAAGCAGCAAATGTAAAAAAAGTTTAA